One genomic region from Magallana gigas chromosome 3, xbMagGiga1.1, whole genome shotgun sequence encodes:
- the LOC105337965 gene encoding E3 ubiquitin-protein ligase TRIM56-like, whose protein sequence is MAQRVVKNVENDYLICSICLGRYENPKLLSCGHTFCRQCLNDHITLTVTDRAAEGFNCPNDRSLVKRPKVGLHPRQWADAYPTDTFLISLVKAVVSHEEGGTPPDGSDSVKGSSSNNAQTTNTENAGTVNGPRCDKHPDRSLEFFCLGCSISICPFCAVREHRKRTCECVSLADAMERQRPRIQALKRRFESQIQKIRRMNSGEGILSGTFATSKERALNTLNDIEGKLGTFFQVILQQVEILRQQVNEATVNYAGENQQLNAVLANIESTKLSFENMCNINHNADVLNILPRMETQADEFDTAMQAANQTAGMQLDVVTNTAFDSFIRNPPQVGTIKIYRGGGGRNNTRRPANRREQSRSNQFSGSQAQEYQRQTSTGAVRPTQTPRPLREPRQTRTLSKVNVKAATEGVSSWHMTGVVFVGTSIVATDRVNQMIRQVSISSHALNLTLPIESPVSICNASVPTEVAVTQPEKRTISIISTERGLNVKGIVRTNKAYEGIAQMPSGDFVVSCTQGRMSIDIIDRGGHVLKSIERSHAFRCPRFLSVTSTGSVVVSDKEQKHVVCVNFSTSQLEWTYSTPCSPWGLACDQNGKIFVCLDNNSVQVISEEGQLLQDKFISERDGIKTPYAICARQGQIAMTEFGPSLFVPNSAFVFIAKFNN, encoded by the coding sequence ATGGCTCAGCGCGTCGTGAAAAACGTTGAGAACGACTACCTGATCTGCAGCATATGTCTAGGTCGTTACGAGAATCCAAAACTACTGTCATGTGGACATACTTTTTGTCGCCAGTGCTTGAACGACCATATCACGCTAACGGTAACTGATCGAGCGGCAGAAGGGTTCAACTGTCCAAACGACCGTTCTCTTGTGAAGCGACCCAAAGTAGGTCTCCATCCCAGGCAATGGGCAGATGCATACCCCACGGACACATTTCTCATCAGTCTTGTGAAAGCTGTAGTCTCGCATGAAGAAGGAGGAACACCGCCAGACGGTTCAGATTCTGTTAAAGGATCTTCATCGAACAACGCGCAGACGACAAATACTGAAAACGCGGGAACTGTCAATGGACCTCGTTGTGATAAGCATCCGGATCGGTCGCTTGAGTTTTTCTGTCTTGGATGTAGTATTTCGATTTGTCCGTTTTGTGCAGTAAGAGAACACAGGAAAAGGACATGTGAATGCGTGTCCTTGGCTGACGCCATGGAAAGACAGAGACCCAGAATCCAAGCGTTGAAAAGAAGATTTGAATCTCAAattcaaaaaatacgaagaatGAACAGTGGAGAAGGGATTTTAAGTGGAACGTTCGCCACCAGCAAAGAAAGAGCATTGAATACCCTAAATGACATAGAAGGGAAGCTAGGCACATTCTTCCAGGTGATTCTTCAACAAGTGGAAATTCTTCGCCAACAAGTCAACGAAGCTACAGTTAATTACGCTGGTGAAAACCAGCAGCTTAATGCTGTTCTCGCAAATATTGAATCTACAAAACTTTCCTTTGAAAACATGTGCAATATTAATCACAATGCTGATGTCCTAAATATTCTTCCGAGGATGGAAACACAAGCAGATGAATTTGATACTGCCATGCAAGCTGCCAACCAGACTGCAGGAATGCAACTTGATGTTGTCACCAATACTGCCTTTGACAGTTTCATTAGAAACCCTCCTCAAGTCGGTACAATCAAAATATATCGAGGAGGAGGAGGTAGGAACAACACACGGAGACCGGCGAACCGGCGAGAACAGTCTCGGTCCAATCAGTTCAGTGGAAGTCAAGCTCAGGAATACCAACGGCAAACCTCCACTGGAGCAGTGCGACCGACACAAACACCAAGACCACTCAGGGAACCTAGACAAACCAGGACGCTGAGCAAAGTAAACGTCAAAGCGGCGACAGAGGGGGTGTCTTCCTGGCATATGACTGGAGTCGTGTTTGTCGGAACCAGCATTGTTGCGACAGATCGCGTTAACCAGATGATTCGGCAAGTCTCTATCTCATCACACGCGCTCAATCTTACATTACCTATAGAGAGTCCTGTCTCGATCTGCAATGCTTCGGTTCCTACAGAGGTTGCTGTAACTCAGCCGGAGAAGAGAACGATTTCGATAATTTCGACTGAAAGAGGATTGAATGTCAAGGGGATCGTGCGCACGAACAAAGCTTACGAAGGGATTGCTCAAATGCCAAGTGGAGACTTTGTGGTATCTTGCACCCAGGGCAGGATGTCCATTGATATCATTGATAGAGGGGGTCACGTGCTTAAGTCGATCGAACGTTCCCACGCTTTCCGGTGTCCGCGCTTCTTGAGTGTGACTTCCACCGGAAGTGTGGTTGTCAGCGACAAAGAACAGAAGCATGTCGTCTGTGTCAACTTTTCGACAAGCCAGTTGGAGTGGACCTACTCTACTCCATGTTCACCTTGGGGCTTAGCGTGTGATCAGAACGGAAAAATATTCGTATGTCTAGATAACAACTCGGTTCAGGTTATTTCCGAGGAGGGTCAGCTACTGCAAGACAAGTTTATTTCCGAGAGGGATGGCATCAAGACGCCATATGCAATTTGTGCCCGACAAGGACAAATCGCAATGACTGAATTTGGACCTAGTTTGTTTGTTCCAAACAGTGCTTTTGTATTTATTGCAAAATTCAACAATTGA
- the LOC105337951 gene encoding proteasome subunit beta type-5, with product MALADVCGLKTNQLKNSFLSDFGGSSTHLLDDALTSTTNFTVPYGIDPFESLKEFTNPKSDVKIHFDHGTTTLAFKFQHGVIVAVDSRATAGPSIESQTVKKVIEINPYLLGTMAGGAADCAYWERVLARQCRIYELRNKERISVAAASKLLANIVYNYKGMGLSMGTMICGWDKRGPGLYYVDSDGERMSNNIYSVGSGSVYAYGVLDSGYRYDLSVEEAIDLGRRSIYHATHRDAYSGGVVNLYHMKESGWEFISQTDVFDLHYQYKAEKEKK from the exons ATGGCGCTTGCCGATGTCTGTGGCTTGAAAACAAACCAgttaaaaaatagttttcttAGTGATTTTGGAGGGTCATCTACACATTTGTTAGACGATGCCTTAACTTCAACAACCAACTTCACAGTCCCTTACGGCATAGAT CCGTTTGAGAGTCTAAAGGAATTTACAAATCCTAAAAGTGATGTCAAGATCCACTTTGACCATGGAACCACAACCCTGGCCTTCAAATTTCAACATGGTGTCATTGTTGCTGTTGATTCAAGAGCCACTGCAGGACCTTCTATTG AGTCCCAGACCGTTAAAAAGGTGATTGAAATCAACCCATATTTACTTGGAACTATGGCGGGTGGAGCTGCAGATTGTGCTTACTGGGAAAGGGTACTAGCGAGACAATGTCG GATATATGAATTAAGGAACAAGGAGAGGATATCAGTTGCTGCAGCATCCAAACTGTTGGCAAATATTGTTTACAACTACAAAGGAATGGGACTCTCTATG GGAACTATGATTTGTGGATGGGACAAAAGG GGACCTGGTCTGTACTATGTTGACAGTGACGGAGAACGAATGTCTAACAACATATACTCTGTGGGTTCTGGGTCAGTCTATGCCTACGGTGTTTTAGACAGCGGCTACCGATATGACCTTTCTGTGGAGGAAGCTATTGACCTTGGAAGGAGGTCGATCTACCATGCCACACACAGGGACGCATACAGTGGTGGTGTAGTCAACT TGTACCACATGAAGGAAAGTGGTTGGGAATTCATCTCACAGACCGATGTatttgatctccattatcagtATAAGGCCGAGAAGGAGAAGAAATGA
- the LOC105337952 gene encoding centromere protein T isoform X1, with product MRKGNKLEMEKDTPRTLIQGLINASQTNETKRPVRKRQVSKTPEVDNRLSRSLPSAEIGLGQREEDIPRTNNRKYHFNEMEKDLDTPRTLIQGLINAAQTNETERPVRKRRISRTPEVDTRLSRSLPPADISLGQGSEDIPINVTDDSTPKKRKFAGRRRESLVDSVRRKRFHFQNSEPSMTLPNSPNKIAMDNSSGEPRRKSPRLASQMEIQSSTTELSSFTSNASQPRNLKRKREKPKFIFSVEKDSSKTSQQGEEAYSLRSSPVKQTPKRTSPRKQSNSVHRLISSQVEQTAPRTPPQKQPKSTSDIMPSPVKQITPRTSPRKQLKSVDSPRSFPVKPTTPRSSPRTQPKSVQKQQHFSFTKSASVLSTPQRTTPVSSNVTTPSRILTSTPRRVQPIAFNDENFSIAMENISPKRKSLRPDNDEIASFSNRSSLSILRSSARMSDNDNDENLINSPRKNNTSFRRKTPEETTESLSRRILNEDPEESFIGTPNTHVNQDETPRTPNRHLRSVDFYRVKQSTQKTPTQTEMKSPSRINVTPISQRNARRLAASQTQNIVDRTMPSGSKTGDNEGPMHGMPGRDTVMTPAFERTALGPRHSSPVSRTQHITLTGDENLPDVSMIERQEKTFYQDDLDRTEQYRLKTPHLGPPRLHVPTPSDTPVPQPLVTQPVKDKQTNRSKATKKPRVKVQSLTLPAVTIRQTFNHFCKMRVDKDTLPELVKITDEYFDRVAQDLEAFAHHAGRKTIDERDAELLLKRQKIITNTTSLTHLVEKYLPMELRQEIIPMARSGNKIFPGN from the exons ATGAGAAAAGGAAATAAACTAG AGATGGAGAAGGATACCCCAAGGACACTAATACAAGGACTGATTAATGCTTCGCAGACTAATGAGACAAAACGTCCAGTCAGAAAACGGCAGGTCTCAAAAACGCCTGAAGTAGACAACAGACTTAGTCGTTCACTTCCATCTGCAGAAATAGGTCTGGGCCAGCGAGAGGAGGACATTCCCag AACCAACAATAGAAAGTATCACTTCAATG agaTGGAGAAGGATTTAGATACCCCACGGACACTTATACAGGGACTGATTAATGCTGCGCAGACCAATGAAACGGAACGTCCAGTCAGAAAACGGCGCATCTCTCGAACACCAGAAGTGGATACCAGACTTAGTCGATCACTTCCACCAGCAGATATAAGTCTAGGCCAGGGAAGTGAAGACATcccaat CAATGTCACAGACGATAGCACTCCTAAGAAAAGGAAATTTGCCGGAAGGAGACGAGAGTCATTGGTTGATTCTGTGCGTCggaaaagatttcattttcagaACTCAG aaccaTCAATGACGCTGCCAAACAGTCCAAATAAAATTGCGATGGATAACAGTTCAGGAGAGCCTAGGAGAAAATCCCCAAGATTAGCCAGTCAAATGGAGATTCAGTCCTCAACTACAGAGTTATCTTCATTCACCTCTAATGCTTCACAGCCAAGAAATCTTaagagaaaaagagaaaaaccAAAGTTCATTTTTTCAGTGGAGAAGGATTCATCAAAAACTTCCCAACAGGGAGAAGAGGCTTACAGCCTTAGGTCATCTCCAGTGAAACAGACACCTAAAAGGACTTCACCACGAAAACAGTCTAACTCAGTTCACCGCCTTATATCATCACAAGTGGAACAAACAGCACCAAGAACTCCACCTCAAAAACAGCCAAAATCAACTAGTGACATTATGCCATCTCCAGTGAAACAGATAACTCCAAGGACTTCCCCCAGAAAACAGCTGAAATCAGTTGATAGTCCTAGGTCATTCCCAGTGAAACCAACAACACCAAGGTCTTCACCAAGGACACAACCAAAATCAGTCCAAAAGCAGCAAcacttttcttttactaaatcTGCTTCTGTGCTTTCTACACCCCAAAGGACCACACCTGTGAGCTCCAATGTAACAACTCCTTCAAGGATTCTGACAAGTACACCTCGAAGGGTCCAGCCAATTGCTttcaatg ATGAAAATTTTAGTATAGCTATGGAAAACATCTCTCCAAAAAGAAAGAGTCTTAGACCTGACAACGATGAAATTGCATCATTTTCCAATAGGTCATCTTTATCAATCCTAAGAAGTAGTGCAAGAATGTCTGATAATGATAATGATGAAAACTTGATAAATTCACCACGGAAAAACAACACAAGTTTTAGAAGGAAAACACCAGAGGAAACTACTGAATCCCTGTCAAGAAGAATATTGAATGAAGACCCAGAAGAAAGCTTCATTGGAACTCCTAACACACATGTTAATCAAGACGAGACTCCAAGAACTCCAAACAGACACTTGAGGTCAGTTGATTTTTACAGGGTCAAACAATCTACACAGAAGACTCCAACACAAACGGAAATGAAAAGTCCATCTAGGATAAATGTGACACCAATATCACAAAGAAATGCAAGAAGATTAGCAGCTTCTCAAACACAAAATATTGTGGATCGAACAATGCCAAGTGGGAGCAAGACAGGAGACAATGAAGGTCCCATGCATGGGATGCCTGGAAGGGATACAGTCATGACCCCTGCATTTGAGCGAACAGCCCTGGGGCCAAGGCATTCCAGCCCTGTATCTAGAACTCAGCACATCACACTGACTGGTGATGAAAATTTGCCAG atgtgTCCATGATTGAAAGACaagaaaaaactttttatcAAGAT gATTTGGACAGAACTGAACAGTACAGACTGAAAACACCCCATCTAGGGCCACCAAGACTCCACGTCCCCACCCCCTCAGATACACCTGTCCCTCAGCCCCTGGTCACTCAGCCGGTGAaagacaaacaaacaaacag atcAAAAGCCACAAAGAAACCAAGAGTAAAAGTACAGTCTCTTACTTTACCTGCGGTGACCATCAGACAGACATTCAATCATTTCTGCAAGATGAGAGTGGATAAGGACACTTTACCTGAACTTGTTAAAat AACTGATGAATATTTTGATCGAGTTGCCCAGGATTTGGAGGCCTTTGCCCACCATGCCGGAAGGAAGACTATTGATGAGAGAGATGCTGAACTACTCCTTAAGAG gcaAAAAATCATAACTAACACAACGTCACTAACACACCTAGTTGAGAAGTACCTTCCTATGGAACTCCGACAGGAAATCATACCCATGGCAAGATCCGGGAACAAGATATTCCCCGGGAATTGA
- the LOC105337952 gene encoding serine/arginine repetitive matrix protein 2 isoform X2: MRKGNKLEMEKDTPRTLIQGLINASQTNETKRPVRKRQVSKTPEVDNRLSRSLPSAEIGLGQREEDIPRTNNRKYHFNEMEKDLDTPRTLIQGLINAAQTNETERPVRKRRISRTPEVDTRLSRSLPPADISLGQGSEDIPINVTDDSTPKKRKFAGRRRESLVDSVRRKRFHFQNSEPSMTLPNSPNKIAMDNSSGEPRRKSPRLASQMEIQSSTTELSSFTSNASQPRNLKRKREKPKFIFSVEKDSSKTSQQGEEAYSLRSSPVKQTPKRTSPRKQSNSVHRLISSQVEQTAPRTPPQKQPKSTSDIMPSPVKQITPRTSPRKQLKSVDSPRSFPVKPTTPRSSPRTQPKSVQKQQHFSFTKSASVLSTPQRTTPVSSNVTTPSRILTSTPRRVQPIAFNDENFSIAMENISPKRKSLRPDNDEIASFSNRSSLSILRSSARMSDNDNDENLINSPRKNNTSFRRKTPEETTESLSRRILNEDPEESFIGTPNTHVNQDETPRTPNRHLRSVDFYRVKQSTQKTPTQTEMKSPSRINVTPISQRNARRLAASQTQNIVDRTMPSGSKTGDNEGPMHGMPGRDTVMTPAFERTALGPRHSSPVSRTQHITLTGDENLPDVSMIERQEKTFYQDDLDRTEQYRLKTPHLGPPRLHVPTPSDTPVPQPLVTQPVKDKQTNRSKATKKPRVKVQSLTLPAVTIRQTFNHFCKMRVDKDTLPELVKIKPIQVLEQKILQELMNILIELPRIWRPLPTMPEGRLLMREMLNYSLRGKKS; encoded by the exons ATGAGAAAAGGAAATAAACTAG AGATGGAGAAGGATACCCCAAGGACACTAATACAAGGACTGATTAATGCTTCGCAGACTAATGAGACAAAACGTCCAGTCAGAAAACGGCAGGTCTCAAAAACGCCTGAAGTAGACAACAGACTTAGTCGTTCACTTCCATCTGCAGAAATAGGTCTGGGCCAGCGAGAGGAGGACATTCCCag AACCAACAATAGAAAGTATCACTTCAATG agaTGGAGAAGGATTTAGATACCCCACGGACACTTATACAGGGACTGATTAATGCTGCGCAGACCAATGAAACGGAACGTCCAGTCAGAAAACGGCGCATCTCTCGAACACCAGAAGTGGATACCAGACTTAGTCGATCACTTCCACCAGCAGATATAAGTCTAGGCCAGGGAAGTGAAGACATcccaat CAATGTCACAGACGATAGCACTCCTAAGAAAAGGAAATTTGCCGGAAGGAGACGAGAGTCATTGGTTGATTCTGTGCGTCggaaaagatttcattttcagaACTCAG aaccaTCAATGACGCTGCCAAACAGTCCAAATAAAATTGCGATGGATAACAGTTCAGGAGAGCCTAGGAGAAAATCCCCAAGATTAGCCAGTCAAATGGAGATTCAGTCCTCAACTACAGAGTTATCTTCATTCACCTCTAATGCTTCACAGCCAAGAAATCTTaagagaaaaagagaaaaaccAAAGTTCATTTTTTCAGTGGAGAAGGATTCATCAAAAACTTCCCAACAGGGAGAAGAGGCTTACAGCCTTAGGTCATCTCCAGTGAAACAGACACCTAAAAGGACTTCACCACGAAAACAGTCTAACTCAGTTCACCGCCTTATATCATCACAAGTGGAACAAACAGCACCAAGAACTCCACCTCAAAAACAGCCAAAATCAACTAGTGACATTATGCCATCTCCAGTGAAACAGATAACTCCAAGGACTTCCCCCAGAAAACAGCTGAAATCAGTTGATAGTCCTAGGTCATTCCCAGTGAAACCAACAACACCAAGGTCTTCACCAAGGACACAACCAAAATCAGTCCAAAAGCAGCAAcacttttcttttactaaatcTGCTTCTGTGCTTTCTACACCCCAAAGGACCACACCTGTGAGCTCCAATGTAACAACTCCTTCAAGGATTCTGACAAGTACACCTCGAAGGGTCCAGCCAATTGCTttcaatg ATGAAAATTTTAGTATAGCTATGGAAAACATCTCTCCAAAAAGAAAGAGTCTTAGACCTGACAACGATGAAATTGCATCATTTTCCAATAGGTCATCTTTATCAATCCTAAGAAGTAGTGCAAGAATGTCTGATAATGATAATGATGAAAACTTGATAAATTCACCACGGAAAAACAACACAAGTTTTAGAAGGAAAACACCAGAGGAAACTACTGAATCCCTGTCAAGAAGAATATTGAATGAAGACCCAGAAGAAAGCTTCATTGGAACTCCTAACACACATGTTAATCAAGACGAGACTCCAAGAACTCCAAACAGACACTTGAGGTCAGTTGATTTTTACAGGGTCAAACAATCTACACAGAAGACTCCAACACAAACGGAAATGAAAAGTCCATCTAGGATAAATGTGACACCAATATCACAAAGAAATGCAAGAAGATTAGCAGCTTCTCAAACACAAAATATTGTGGATCGAACAATGCCAAGTGGGAGCAAGACAGGAGACAATGAAGGTCCCATGCATGGGATGCCTGGAAGGGATACAGTCATGACCCCTGCATTTGAGCGAACAGCCCTGGGGCCAAGGCATTCCAGCCCTGTATCTAGAACTCAGCACATCACACTGACTGGTGATGAAAATTTGCCAG atgtgTCCATGATTGAAAGACaagaaaaaactttttatcAAGAT gATTTGGACAGAACTGAACAGTACAGACTGAAAACACCCCATCTAGGGCCACCAAGACTCCACGTCCCCACCCCCTCAGATACACCTGTCCCTCAGCCCCTGGTCACTCAGCCGGTGAaagacaaacaaacaaacag atcAAAAGCCACAAAGAAACCAAGAGTAAAAGTACAGTCTCTTACTTTACCTGCGGTGACCATCAGACAGACATTCAATCATTTCTGCAAGATGAGAGTGGATAAGGACACTTTACCTGAACTTGTTAAAat AAAACCTATACAAGTTTTGGAACAAAAGATTCTCCAGG AACTGATGAATATTTTGATCGAGTTGCCCAGGATTTGGAGGCCTTTGCCCACCATGCCGGAAGGAAGACTATTGATGAGAGAGATGCTGAACTACTCCTTAAGAG gcaAAAAATCATAA
- the LOC105317340 gene encoding transmembrane protein 231, protein MAVYEVFAHPELRRYKTHICTKASLLTFCILFLVFIPPLFVVYRSYGFWKKEEFYREVPTVHFKKQFLVVLELEQEGSFITYSTYQRYNQLQQQNIRIPLIQSREPDENGDGKADGLEFKLEMPLLGSEKVVGAKLLLFFDYTLHRFSSFGMESMAYINYESPKPGARLDVYGELNMRQKQPIGHRGQDLRYSGSIIDSTSVYAEDYDLANIFKTYTERNVTTQLNAPYSLWRSGRGAGQPFVISSNITYTEQMILYYPGFWYMIKWGWVQYVSVLLVFLYVFDRIKIFIFQNQLVTTIVEKPWKREKMS, encoded by the exons atggcGGTATACGAAGTGTTTGCCCACCCAGAACTCCGACGTTATAAGACCCATATATGCACAAAAGCTTCGCTattgacattttgtattttattcctCGTTTTCATTCCGCCACTTTTCGTTGTTTATAGAAGTTATG GGTTCTGGAAGAAAGAAGAATTCTATAGAGAAGTTCCAACTGTCCATTTCAAGAAACAGTTCCTTGTGGTTCTTGAACTAGAGCAGGAAGGGAGTTTTATCACCTACAGTACATATCAAAGATACAACCAGCTTCAGCAGCAAAATATCAGAATACCACTCATTCAG tcAAGAGAACCAGATGAGAATGGTGATGGGAAAGCTGATGGACTAGAATTCAAACTTGAGATGCCTCTTTTAGGATCTGAAAAAGTTGTTGGAGCAAAGCTTCTCCTCTTTTTTGACTACACTTTGCAT agattttcaTCTTTTGGGATGGAATCCATGGCATACATCAATTATGAGTCCCCAAAACCTGGAGCCAGACTGGATGTTTATGGTGAACTGAATATGAGACAGAAACAACCCATAGGACACAGAGGCCAGGATTTAAGATACAGC GGCTCAATCATTGATTCTACAAGTGTGTATGCAGAAGACTATGATCTAGCAAACATCTTTAAAACTTACACAGAAAGAAAtg TGACGACCCAGTTAAATGCACCCTATTCACTGTGGAGGAGTGGGCGAGGGGCGGGCCAGCCATTTGTCATCAGCAGCAACATCACCTACACAGAACAGATGATTCT CTATTACCCAGGATTCTGGTATATGATCAAGTGGGGCTGGGTGCAGTACGTATCTGTTCTTCTTGTATTCCTCTATGTGTTTGACAGGATCAAGATCTTCATCTTCCAAAACCAGCTTGTGACGACCATAGTGGAAAAGCCATGGAAAAGGGAAAAGATGTCCTGA